The genomic segment aggaaatacattttgGATGGAGCAAAGATTTAGGAGAAGGCTAGAAAGCACAGCAGTAGTAGAAAAcggtttttgaaaaaaaaaaatagaaaacggTTTTTGAGCAGCAGGTACACAAAAGCTAAATTTTAATAGTTGGTGAAAACATGGCCAATGGACACTCCAGGTCTCAAAGGTATAAACTGAGCTTGAAAGAGGTGTCTTAGTTTGTTAATATCTAGATAAAAAAGCACATACCTTTTGATCCAGTAACTTGGCTTCGAAAGGTGCATCCTCCAGACAGAACCACAGAAAGACGAGCATAAACGATGTTCCCTCCAGCGGCAAACAGTTCCAGACAGACCGTTCCCAAGCCGGGGATGGTTGAACGCCGGAAGGAATGGGGCATCCATCTCACGGGACGTCACACAGTCGGGGAGAACAAAGGGGGAGATACAGAGCCATTTCTACCCAAAAAAGGTGAGGGACAGGCCAGGGTGTGTAACACCTTACCTCTAGGGAAGAAAAGGCTAGAGGGGCACAGGAGTTAGGCTGAGCTTTCAGGCTACACTCTTTGGTATTTCGACCTCTTTTGCCACGTATGCATAAGCTAATCTTTTAATCAGAAAATATAGtgggtccatcaacagatgaatggataaagaaggggtgtgtgtgtgtgtgagatggaaTACTGCTCACCCATAAAAACACCATGAAGTTCTGCCATTagcggcaacatggatggacttggagggcattgtgCCaactgaagtcagacaaagataaatacgGTCTGGTATCGCTTATACATGAAATCTAAGAAATAAACTACCGAGTCAAACAAACAAGCAGCAGActcacaaatacagagaacaaactaggggTTACCAGTGGAGCGGGGCAATAGAGGGGGCTGGGGGAAAATTATGGGGTTACAAAATCATGTGTGTGAGACTTTTGAAACTTGTAAAGCACCAGAGAATttaagcactggagaaggaaatggcaacccactccagtgttcttgcctggagaatcccagggacggcggagcctggtgggcagctgccgtctatgggatcgcacagagtcggacacgactgaagcgacttaccagcagcagagATTTAAAGCATCCTTCCTTCAATAGAAAAAATTTTCCGAAAAGTAACTATGATGGGAAAAAAGTTAACTACAGCCATGCTTTGAAAAGTTGTTTAAAAGCCATGTGTTAAAACGTTAAcacagtgcttttcagccctTCCTTCCAGCACCTTCAGGGACCCTGATCTGTCTCCTGATAAGGGAGGGAGGCCACCTCCCATACAACCGGAATTTTTATCCCCTTTTTATCAAAGAACAAATTCCTCATGTGTTAAAGCTGGCACTGCAGGTTTCCCAGGCCCAGGAGGGGTGTGGTTCCTCTGGTCACTGGTCACTGTGCGCAGGCCCTCAGCTCATGGGGTCCCATGGCTGCCCCATGCCCACGTGCCCTTCACAAGGGCACGTCCCCTGGGTTACCAACCGCCTGGGCCGGGCACCTCCTCCCATCCTATAGTTGAGCTATCCTGGGAAACCATCAGGCCCCTGGGCATGACCTGCACTCTTGTGAGAAGAGGCACGAAGCAGGAAAAAACAGGCCCGGACACCTCCAGCCTCTCTGACAGCCACAGACAGTAAATGGTACTGAATGGACCTTTTAATATTTGTGAGGTATTATTCCActgcatttttataaaaaatctgTAACAGACTGAAGACTCGGGGCCTAATTCTTCAGATTATGGTAAGGATATCTGAGGATCCTAACATCCTGTGTCTGCTTCCCATCAGTCAGGAAGCCACAGAACGCACCTGAGAAGCTGTTAAAACTGGCCCTTTTATAAGGAAAGTCAATCAGGACAGAGCATGCGTGTCACTGTTGCGAGCGTGCGTTTCCTTGTGAAGACCCGCTTGCAAGGCCTTCCGCTCGGGGCTCAGCAGCAGGTCTCATGAGCCTCCTGTAGAAAGCGCAGAGCCCGCAAGTGCACACAGCTTCGGTTCACGATGGCTTATAATCAGGGCCGACTCGAGAATAAGGCAGCATTTATTGTCAGATCTGCAGGACAGCGTGGAGCAGGGGAAGACAGAGGCAGGTGTCTTAGCTGAGCCTGCAACACCCCTGAGCTCGATTCTCAGTGTGTCAGGAGGTTCTCTGGGCCACCCCCGAGGGACGGGGCTGGACTGGACAGGGCCCAGCCCACCCACATCTCCGCTAGCATGGCAGGGTCACTGTTTACGGCAAGTCCACAAGGCTGCGGTACACACCATCCCCTGGGGGGCAGCACGGAGCGACTCTGGAGGCCAGGAGCCCAGGCCGGTCCTGTCGAGTCACTCGCCCCCAGCTCCTGCGACAGGCGGCACGTGTATCAGCACGACCCTCGGCCCTGAGTGTGCCCACATTTACATCAGAAACAGGACCGCCACGCTGCTGCTCTGCTCACCTCCTGGCTTCCCATGTGCTCCAAGCACAGACCCACCTAAAAAAGCTGAGAAAGGCCGACATCCAACCCTACTGAAGACCCAGGTCACTGTCACCTTCAAAATCTCCTATTTCCCCCATTAGTACACTGCTAAcgcttatttttttttagaaatatagaAATTTCGTATCAGAGGAAGTTACTCCTCAAAGCACAGGGATTCCCAGCTGAGCACCTCTGCCCTTGACAAGAAGAAATGGAGCCTCAAGGCTCTTAAATGGGGGGCCTGAGCAGAGGCCCAGTGACCCCAAGAGAGTGGAAACGACCCCCCCACCCCTACCACCACTGCAAGAACTCCAGTCCCCAAAGATGGCAGTTCCAGCCAGTCTCAACATCTCAGCGTCCTCTTTGGATTTCATCCCTAGGGCATGAGCCAAGTCTAAGGATCAGGTTGCTAGCTGTATGCTCGGGATTCTGGGGGAGACACCACCGCCGATGGACATATGGCAACAGGGAAACTGTACTCTGTGCAGACTGGGCACCGCCGGGACCGCCAGGATGTGACCCGCACGCTCTGGACCAAAGTCAGGCCTCCGCGGGACGCAGGAGGGTGGGCAGGCTGAGCTCTGGCTCCAGGGTGGCCTGCGCTGGCTGTCATCACTGCTCATCGGGAACCTCCCGGAGCCCTTCGCTGTGGCGGCCCCGCCCACTGGCTTCCAGCAGGGCCCGGGCCTCGGGGTCGATGTCCAGAATGCTCCTGGTTTTCCTGACcttgggaagaaggaaggaggggtgtGTTCAGTGACAAAACCAGCCGGTGAGTCCTGCCGCTGGCACGTTTCTCAGAGCAGACTCAGGGCCCTACTGATGCCACAAGGGAAATGCAGGAGGCAGGGGCTCTGGCCCCGCCCCCACTGTGTCCCCCCGACCCTGGGAGGCCATCGCTGGGAGGTGACGCGGTGCAAGGAGGCCAACAATTCATTGTTGAACCCTGGATTCGGAAGGGACCCCAGACCCTCCTCAGCTTGCAAAGGAGCCCCTGTCCATCTGGGACCCCACCTCCCTGGGGTGGTTCTTTCAGGAGACCCCCCGCCCAGATCCCAAACAGGACTCCCCGCCCAGCTGTGCACCCACAGGCATTCCTCTGGCCAGCGACGGCTGCTGGAAACAAGTCTGGGAAAACCATCTCCAGGTGGAGGTGTGAAAGGTGTGCAAGGGATCAAGCCGAGAGAGAGGAGGAGCGCCCCCACGCTCACCGGCTCTGCCTTCGGGGCGTCTCCCACCGCCCACACCTCCATCTTCTGGAACTGGAAGTCCTCCTGGGCCGACAGCTGAGGGCTGCCGTACGTGGTGCACGTGGGCTTGGCCTTGCTGTGTCCTTTCCCGAAATCAACGTCGATCCACAGCCCAAAGTAACCGTGCTGTCCGCCCATGCCCTGCAGAGGGAGGCTCATCAGACTGCGAGGCCCACCCCAGCCCTCAGGCCACAAGGGCGTGTGGAAGTGAATGCAGCTTTCTTCTTCTTAACTGTGAAATGATATGGATTGGTACAAGTGAAGGGTCCCACTGCGGGTGCCTAGAACGCTCATCCAGGTGTCCTGAGTCCCACCCAGTGGCTCTTTCTCACGGGGCTGCGCTGGCAGGAAACACAGGTCAggtcctccctggtggtccagaggctaagactgcactcccaatgcggggcgggggccgggttccatccctggtcagggagctagatcccacatgccacagctcagTTCGCCCACCACaactgaagacccagtgcagccaaaccaGTAAAATATCTTAAAAGGAAATGCAAGCGACAACAGAGGACAAAAGAAGGCAGCCGATCAGACCCAGACGCTGCAGTCCGTAAAATGAGGGGAGGGGTCCACCCAGCGCTTGAGGCCGGGAAACCTGTGCCcgggccccaggccccaggcccctgtGCTGGAGCAGGCGTGCAGGGGGCAGAGGAGGAAGCTAGCTGGCTCTAGGCGAGAGGCCAGTGGGAACAGACCGCTGTTCAGCCTCTCTGGTCCCCTTCTCCGGGTGCCACCTCCACCGTTGCCTCTACCCCGGGGCCCTGGGGCCCGGAGTTAACGCTGAGCAAGGGACCAGGGCGGACACCAGCCGCACTCGGGGGCCGCCTCTCCCTGCTGGCCGAATACTGACCCCCTGAGGCCAAGACCCTCTCCCCTGTCGACACCAAACTGCCCTTTCAGAAGGCGTCTCGGGCTGTCGGGGGGCCCGAGGGAGCCCCAGAGAGAACCGGGGAGGAGCTTGGGGCCCGCTCCACACCGCCGAGGTTGACCCACCTTCCCCGCCCCTCGGCGCTGCAGAGTCAGGACTGGGAATTTCCCAAGAGATGCTTTTTGTTAAGCagcggggaagaggaggagactgGGGCTGCCAGGAGACGCCTCTCGCACCCGGGGTAAGCATCTGTGCGGGTGCCCATCCCAGCTCCTCGCCCAGCCCTGTCCCCACCGTCACCTGCGGGCTTCATTCCTGCCCGCTTCTTCCTGTGGCCGAGTCCAGCCTGACAGGTCCAGGGAGCCTAGCCCTGCCCCCGGCACGAGTGCCAGGACGGCGTCTCCAGCCACAAAGACCACAGACCAGCCACTTGATGACCTGGAAACTGGCGGAGCCCTTCATCCACACACAAAGCCCAGAAACGCCCCAAAAGAGGCCCCGTTTTCCGAGGGAGAAGGTCGGTCCTGGCTGTCGCTCCCGGCATCAGCACCCCGAGATCCAGGCAGGATGGACTGGACACCACACGCTGCCTGACGAGTTGGGCGCATGCCCCAGGGCACGTCGGGGCCGGGGCTGGCACCGTGGGGTGGACGGCACTGCAGGGCcgcgccgcgccccgcccccgcccccgcccccgtccTTACCAGGCCGTTGGGGATGGTCTGCTGCCCTTGATTCAGGTACATGTAGTGGTCGTTGTAGCCCGTGCAGGTGTACACGGCCATGCTGGGGGAGATGGAGAACAGGAAGCACCTGTCGTCCCCTGAAAGGGAGCAGAGCGCAAAGGAGCCAGATCACCCACCGCAGCCGGGCACGGGAGGAGCAGGAAACGCAAACAGGCCCGCTCAGAAGGCCGAGCTGGAGAAGCTTCTCGGGGTCCTCGGtgtgcaggggttggggggggggtcccACACGTAGGGGCAGAGCCCTTAGACCAGCGGGCGGATCCCAGACCCACGGCTGCCCGGGGCCCGTAGGATGAGCTGCGGCTGGGAGGCGAGGGTGACCACCAGAAGGGAACATGGTGTCTGCCTGCTGGGGATGCTGCCCCGCCTCCCAGAGTCAGAAAGAGCACAAAGGGCAGGTGGTTAATGCGGGCCCCAGCTGGGCGCCCGCATGGCCTCAGGCATGCCATCCAGAGAACAGAGGATGCCTGCAGATGCAGCTGGCTGGGCAGGGGCCGCGCCCAGGGAGAGGCGACCCTCCACCTTCACCTGGGCACAGACATAGGCATGCTCTGCCCGGCGGAGGTGCAGTCAGAGCTCCAGAAATGAGCAGCCCTCCACCCCAGACTCCTTCCCCGCCCCCATGCACTTACTGAGGGGCGGCGACAGAGGGCGCACACCCCCACCCCGGGGAGCTCCCAGCTAGGTGGGGACCAGGGACGTGCCCCACAGCCGTGGGACCTTCACCAGAAGCACTGCCCCACCCCGGTGACGGTGTGAGGGCACCTGAGAAAGGACCCAGCTCCGGCTCTGGGGCAGGGAGCTCCAGGTAGCAGGCGGGGAGCCCAAATGTGGAGGGAGGACACGAGGCGGGCGTGGAGCCCCAGGAGGCCTTAGGGAGGACAGCCCTGGGTGGCACGGAGTCAGGACCCGCGATGCTCAGGCCTCCCCTCCAGATGGACCCTGGAGGCCTCCACGGGGACTCAGCTCCTCTGAAACCAGGAAGGACGGCCTGAGATGGAGACGGCCGGGTGAGGGCCCCTCCGTGGAGGAGGGACCCCCGCGGGGACGAGGCAGGCCTGAGGGAACAGTGGGACCCCTCGGCTGTAGAGCGAGGTTTGTGGGTGCTGGAGTTGGGGGGAAAGGAAGGTGAGCCTGGGGAGGCCACCGGGACCGGGAGACACAGGGCTGCCCTCCAGGCTAAAGACTCAGGCTTGAGTCCATGTGCCCAGAAGGATGGGTCTCGCCTCAAGTAACAGCCTGGTCCCACCCACAGCCCCGGGACCATCACTTCACCTGCTGGTCCCAAGGCTGCCTTTCAGCCAGGGTTCCCTGGCTCCCGGTGCTGGGTGAGGTGCCGGGGCCACAGAGCATGGACCCCACGCTAGTCCATCCTGGGATCCACACCCAGAGGGAAGGGCGACCTGGGGAAGATGACCCTCCACTCCAGGGCGCACGGCAAGCACCGAGGAGTCACATGACCTACAAAGGCGTCAGTCCCACGGGGGGCTCCTCACCCGACTCCCACCACCACAACACCCCCCTTCACCCCACGGTTTACAGGCTGCCCTCCCCATGGTTCTGGGAACCCCACGCCCAGAGAGGGTAAAGCACCCCGCCCAGGACAGAGCCGGACTCTGCCCAGCACTGCGGGCCTTTGGCTGCCCCTTGGCTGGCAAAAGCGGAAACGAAGTGACCCTGTGGGTGTCACGTCTCCTCAAGGCGCAAATACTCGAGATGACTGGGGGACCAATAGATGAGAAACGCCCAGGATGTGAAAGGCATCTGCAAGGCTGGGCTGCCCCCTGCCGGAATCCTGGCAGAAAGAGCTCACGTCTGAAAACCTGGTAACTGCTCTTTCCCAGTTCTTCAAGCAGAGGAATGAATGCTGCTCTCGTAAATGAAAGCTGGAGACACAGCAGAGCTGAGCGCTGGGTTAATACGAGAGGAGCTGGAAGAAGTGCAAGTCTCGTCCAGATAATAATGACTCTCGGGGCTGTTCTTCCACGTCCTCGAGCAGAGCCTCCAATCACAGAGACCCAGCTTTTCGCCCCCAGGGACCCCTCCCCATGATGCTGTGACAAGGTGGGCAAGCGGCTCTCTGTCCCTAACCATGTGTACCGACAGCGGAGCCAGAGCTGGGCTCCTGCCGTCCTGCTGCAAGtttggggtgtgggtgggtgtcgGCTGAGGGTGCTGGTAGGGCCGGCTCcccagtaaaaaaaaacaaaccctgggCACTGACGCTCTAACACAGCCCCGCTGGATAGCACTGCACCATTTAATGATGCTGAGCTGCTGTTTCCTGGCCTGAAATCCGGGGGTGAGGACACCTGTCCGGCTTCCCTGACCCAGCAGCCAGAGGCTATGCAGAAATGCGTGAATTTAAACCTCATAAACACCATGCTTCCCCATCCTCCCAAACACATCTAGAAAAAACTGCTTGGGGAAGGAGATGGAAGAATCAGCGCACACGGGCTGGCGGGCTCAGAGGTCCCCACGTGGCGGCTGAGGGACCAGAAATTGCCAGGAGTGCTGCGCTACCAACGTGGGGCTATTCACCTTGAAACTGAGGCTTGACTTCCCAGGAGCAGGAGGCGAAGCCCCCGAACACGTGCCCGTCGCAGTCCTCCAGCAGCACCAGGCAGGGCCCTCCGTGTGCGATGCGCCCGCAGAGCTGGGCGAAGCTGTTCCCGTGGAGCTCAGTCGCGAAGAGCAGGCGCCAGCGGAGCCGCCGCTCCTGGGGCAGGTGCGAGTTGATGTAGATGACGGACAGGACATCCAGGATGCTGGCAAACTCCCGCTGAGGGTCCACCTGGCGCTCAGGGACCAGGGTGGCCAGCTCAAGGGACGAGCGCAGGAGGAGGAAGCCCTGGTGGATGACCAGGCTCAGAAACGTGGCCACGTGGTGGGCCCGGAACACCCAGTCCTCAAGCACGGCCCGGTCACAGTCATGGTCCAGCCACTGAGGGCCCAGAAGCTTCCCGCCACCTAGTGGAGGAGAACAcagtgctggggggtggggggcagtgacaTCTCCTTCCGTCTGCTTTCCTGAACCTGCTCTGTCCAACAGGGGAGCCACACATGCGTTTCGTCCACATCGAGATGTGCGGTGACTGTCAAATGCACACCCCGTTTCAAAGACTTagtgtggaaaaaaaaagtgtaaaataactcgtgttttttttttttttttaacattgccaAGGTTAAAGTATATtctgaaaattttcttaaaattaatctcACTTGTTTCTTTCTGCTATTTTCATGTGGCTACTAGAATATTTAAAATTCCACGTGTGGCTTGCTTGCAGTTCACATCCTACCCCTGTTGGACGGTGCTCATCTAAACAGCTCAACATCAATGCCCTTATCTTTTCTCTGCATTCCCAGCTGCATTTCAGAGGCCCAGGAGACAGTTACACCCTCCCCCTGGGGCCCCAAAACTCCCCAGCACCCCTTCCTGAGAGGGCTGGCTGCACCGAAGCCACTAGTTTAACAAAGCCATCTGGGAAGGACTCAGACACCCACTGCCCTCCAGCGACGTCAGGCTGGCGGTGGggcagtcgctaagtcgtgcctgactctttgtgaccccgcggactgtagcccccaccaggctcctctgtccatgggatttctcaggcaagaatactggagtgggttgccattcccttctccaggggatcttcccgacccagggatcaaaccctggtcgccttcactggcaggcgagttctttactgagccaccagggaaggcccac from the Capra hircus breed San Clemente chromosome 18, ASM170441v1, whole genome shotgun sequence genome contains:
- the TLDC1 gene encoding TLD domain-containing protein 1 isoform X1, encoding MTLSWVGSPVLAPGISLVGSVVSVAAAPLCLHLTLFRDFSHLRLTRGADCFPSLAPPSPDFSLQWVMGCPGCICGSDNRQVSSPPWPSGFGHVGDALPSEMVTRLFEGMRRVDGSGKAKGPSERVSQEQFTASMSHLLKGTAEEKSLVILNMISASGGPVKARDVHKFTEDLVGSVVHVLNYRRQLRGWSQKPPPGSPSRVQVLAAQLCSEMRLQGGGKLLGPQWLDHDCDRAVLEDWVFRAHHVATFLSLVIHQGFLLLRSSLELATLVPERQVDPQREFASILDVLSVIYINSHLPQERRLRWRLLFATELHGNSFAQLCGRIAHGGPCLVLLEDCDGHVFGGFASCSWEVKPQFQGDDRCFLFSISPSMAVYTCTGYNDHYMYLNQGQQTIPNGLGMGGQHGYFGLWIDVDFGKGHSKAKPTCTTYGSPQLSAQEDFQFQKMEVWAVGDAPKAEPVRKTRSILDIDPEARALLEASGRGRHSEGLREVPDEQ
- the TLDC1 gene encoding TLD domain-containing protein 1 isoform X2, giving the protein MGNSKSHPGQERSSRFLPTEQAEVNRLFDALSSEKLGSCASPRSFSLQALKGHVGDALPSEMVTRLFEGMRRVDGSGKAKGPSERVSQEQFTASMSHLLKGTAEEKSLVILNMISASGGPVKARDVHKFTEDLVGSVVHVLNYRRQLRGWSQKPPPGSPSRVQVLAAQLCSEMRLQGGGKLLGPQWLDHDCDRAVLEDWVFRAHHVATFLSLVIHQGFLLLRSSLELATLVPERQVDPQREFASILDVLSVIYINSHLPQERRLRWRLLFATELHGNSFAQLCGRIAHGGPCLVLLEDCDGHVFGGFASCSWEVKPQFQGDDRCFLFSISPSMAVYTCTGYNDHYMYLNQGQQTIPNGLGMGGQHGYFGLWIDVDFGKGHSKAKPTCTTYGSPQLSAQEDFQFQKMEVWAVGDAPKAEPVRKTRSILDIDPEARALLEASGRGRHSEGLREVPDEQ